The genome window GTAGTGAGAAGCCAGTTCGCTGTACTGATCGTCGAGTCGATTGCGAAAGATCGTCTCGATGGCTTGGGCGGCGCGCTCGTGCAACCCTTTGCGCCGCTCAACCAGCATGGAGTTGTAAGCCACTTCCTGCGTGAGGGCGTGCTTAAAGGTGTAATCCGGTTCGGGAAACGCCGGTTGTTCGTAAATGAACTCGGCGTCGCGTAACCGCGCCAGCAGTTGATGCAGCGTGTCTTCAGAGTGGTCCACCACCTGTTTCAGCAAGCTGAGGGAGAAGGTTTTGCCGACGACGGCCAAGGTCTGGAGCAGTTCCTTCGCTTCAGGCGGCAAGCGATCGATACGGGAGGCCAGGACAGCTTGGACGGTAGGCGGGATATGTAGGGGCGCACCTGTGTGTGCGCCCGGTGTAGCAGTGGGAGGGCCGACACGCAGGTCGGCCCCTACGTTCACATTACGGTTGAACACGCCCTGCTCCACCAATGCCTGTACGATCTCTTCCATGAAGAAGGGGTTGCCTTCGGTTTTGTCGAGAATGAATTGGCTGAAGCGTTTGAGGTCTTGCAAGGGCGCAGCATGCTGCGCCCCTACTTTTTCGGTCAGCAGAGCGGTCAGCATTTCCTCGGCGTCTTGCTTGCCCAGCGGATCGAGTCGCAACTGGGTGTAGTAGGTCTTGTTGCCCCACTCGTGCCGATACTCAGGACGATAGTTGACCAGCAGTAATATCTTGGCGCTGGCAAGGCTCTCACTCAGGAGGCTGAGAAACGCCTGAGTTTCGTTATCCAGCCAGTGCAGGTCCTCAAAGATCAGGATCAGCGGTTGGTTGAGGCTCTCACGAATAAGCAGTCGCTTGATTGCCTCCAGCGTCCGTTGCCGACGAATCTGCGGGTCCATCTGCTGTAACGGCGAGGTCGGTTCGGCAATGCCTAGCAAATGGAACAGATACGGCAACGCATCTTCAAGACTGCGATCCAGCGTCAGCACCTTGCCGGTGATCTTTTCGCGCCGTTTGCGCTCGTCGTCCTGGGCGACAAGTTGAAAATAGTGCTTGAGCAGGTCGATCAACGGCAAGTAAGGATACGCTTTGCCATGCGAGACCGAGAAAGTTTCGACAATGAGACACCCGGCTTGATACAACAGCTTGAACTCATAGAACAGCCGCGATTTTCCCACTCCCGGCTCGCCCATGACCCCGGCGATCTGGCCATGCCCGGCCTTGGCGTGGTCGAGGGCGAGGCTGAGCTGTTCCATCTCTCGCTGCCGCCCCACGAAGCGGGCCAAACCGCGACGCACGGCGACTTCGATTTTGGTCCGGAGTGGTCCTAGCCCGATTACCTCATAAATAGTGAGGGGATCGCTCACGCCTTTGACCTGCGCGGCGCCCAAGGATTTGCACTCGAAATAACCTTCCACCAATTTGCGGGTATGTTCGCTAATGACGATTGCGCCCGGGGTGGCCAGACTTTCCATCCGCGAGGCGATATTGGTCGAATGACCGATGGGCACGTAATCCGTGTGCAAGTCGTCCTTGCGAATGGAGCGCACCACGACTTCACCGGTGTTCACGCCCACACGAATTTGTACGTTGACGCCTTTTTCCAGCCGCAATCGTTCGGCTTGCTTGCGACTCTCTTCCTGCATCAACAGCGCTGCATAGAGGGCACGTTGCGCATGGTCTTCATGGGCAATCGGTGCGCCGAAGAGGGCAAAGATGCCGTCGCCGAGAGACTGCGCGACGTAGCCCTCATAGCGATGTACCGCGTCCATCATGATGTGCAACGCGGGATCGATAATGCGGCGGGCGTCTTCCGGGTCCAGCTCTTCAATCAAGGCCGTCGAGCCTTTGATGTCGGCAAAGAGTGCGGTAATGGTTTTACGCTCACCATCTGGCGCACCGCGCGCTTCTAGCGCCACCTGCTCGGCCAAGATCCGTTCGGCCAAATGCTTAGGAGTGTAACTGGCTGGGGATTGGGTGCTAGGGGTTGAGGGTTGGGTTGCAAGAGAGGAACCGCATTCGTTACAAAACTTGCTTCCCGGAGCATTGACAGTTGCACACGTCGG of Deltaproteobacteria bacterium contains these proteins:
- a CDS encoding AAA family ATPase is translated as MHCSHCGHDNKDGAKFCNECGVKLELACPTCATVNAPGSKFCNECGSSLATQPSTPSTQSPASYTPKHLAERILAEQVALEARGAPDGERKTITALFADIKGSTALIEELDPEDARRIIDPALHIMMDAVHRYEGYVAQSLGDGIFALFGAPIAHEDHAQRALYAALLMQEESRKQAERLRLEKGVNVQIRVGVNTGEVVVRSIRKDDLHTDYVPIGHSTNIASRMESLATPGAIVISEHTRKLVEGYFECKSLGAAQVKGVSDPLTIYEVIGLGPLRTKIEVAVRRGLARFVGRQREMEQLSLALDHAKAGHGQIAGVMGEPGVGKSRLFYEFKLLYQAGCLIVETFSVSHGKAYPYLPLIDLLKHYFQLVAQDDERKRREKITGKVLTLDRSLEDALPYLFHLLGIAEPTSPLQQMDPQIRRQRTLEAIKRLLIRESLNQPLILIFEDLHWLDNETQAFLSLLSESLASAKILLLVNYRPEYRHEWGNKTYYTQLRLDPLGKQDAEEMLTALLTEKVGAQHAAPLQDLKRFSQFILDKTEGNPFFMEEIVQALVEQGVFNRNVNVGADLRVGPPTATPGAHTGAPLHIPPTVQAVLASRIDRLPPEAKELLQTLAVVGKTFSLSLLKQVVDHSEDTLHQLLARLRDAEFIYEQPAFPEPDYTFKHALTQEVAYNSMLVERRKGLHERAAQAIETIFRNRLDDQYSELASHYSRSGNTQKAVDYLQLAGQQAVQRSANAEAVTHLTVALDLLKTLPETSERTQQELSLQIALGLPLIFIKGYTAPEVGETYARARELCLQGGESSQFFQILRGLLGFALNRGEAQIAHELGKQLLTLAKDQRNPLLLLEAHYSLALTLFPLGEMRLAYEHTEQCESLYSPQHNSVAFYSLENPSVSCLHFASFTLWCLGYPEQALKKSHQALTLARELSHSFSLAWDLVGAAWFHLLRREENMVRTYAEEAIRLSTEQGFPFWLAMGSIYEGWALAQQGRPQEGITQIHHGLAALRASGAEGWRPYFLALLAEAYRVEGQVENELTTLTEALAVVEKTGERFWEAELHRLKGELTLAQEGYRLQAVGFREKTEEAEGCFLRAIEIAQKQQAKSLELRATMSLVRLWRQQGKQDEARHMLADIYGWFTEGFDTKDLQEAKALLDELEGKKAKRQRQRKEQKQRKREG